DNA sequence from the Desulfuromonas thiophila genome:
TTCGCGAACGTCGGTGATGTTACGGAAAACCCGGCCATAGATGGCCTGCTCTTTCAAGGTGCGGTTGAACCGTTCGGCAACTCCATTGGTCTGGGGTTCGGC
Encoded proteins:
- a CDS encoding integrase core domain-containing protein; amino-acid sequence: AEPQTNGVAERFNRTLKEQAIYGRVFRNITDVREAVKTFVELYNSEWRVEKNGFRSPDEIRQAA